From Desulfonatronum thiosulfatophilum, a single genomic window includes:
- a CDS encoding response regulator, which translates to MNTENLWAKMAKLEQELEQARQEALEKSKHRDVFVSRISHELRTPLNAIMGLTELLQGTGLNPTQANYLSMINQSTSQLLRLVYEILDFSQMPMGPLQQQESMDFTLLEDIVPRLRLLETQAREKGLNFFIHIDPVASGTMHGVPASIAQISLALADNAVKFTDYGEILIQFSMTRNEAGETALCIGVTDTGIGVPKESQEAIFNKFVTGPHSERFGGIGMGLTLAKKLVDKMQGRIWVDSELYLGSSFYVSLPMSKSTAVAPSESELQGPFTVLLVEDEPVNQFMTLQLLSKHGHQVTAVSNGQQALDALAEGKYDLILMDITMPVMDGLVATRIIRSSGVAGVDSNIPIVALTAMVMPTDRQRCLAAGMNAFVTKPVETAKLEEVMRAVLSEKQQRQS; encoded by the coding sequence ATGAACACCGAAAATCTCTGGGCCAAAATGGCAAAGTTGGAGCAGGAGCTGGAACAGGCCCGCCAGGAGGCGTTGGAGAAATCAAAACACCGGGATGTCTTCGTGAGCCGGATCAGCCATGAACTGCGCACCCCGCTCAATGCGATCATGGGACTGACGGAACTGCTGCAGGGCACCGGCCTGAATCCCACCCAGGCCAACTACCTGTCCATGATCAATCAATCCACGTCCCAACTGCTTAGACTGGTCTATGAGATCCTGGACTTTTCCCAGATGCCCATGGGGCCGCTCCAACAGCAGGAAAGCATGGATTTTACGCTGCTTGAAGACATTGTTCCCCGTTTGCGGCTTTTGGAAACGCAGGCCCGGGAAAAGGGGCTCAATTTTTTCATCCACATCGATCCTGTTGCTTCGGGAACGATGCACGGCGTTCCGGCTTCTATCGCCCAGATCTCGCTTGCCCTGGCCGACAATGCCGTCAAGTTCACGGATTACGGAGAAATTCTCATCCAATTCTCCATGACCAGAAATGAAGCAGGGGAGACCGCCCTGTGCATCGGAGTCACGGATACGGGCATTGGAGTGCCCAAGGAAAGCCAGGAGGCTATTTTCAACAAGTTCGTCACCGGTCCGCACTCGGAGCGGTTCGGCGGAATCGGCATGGGCTTGACCCTGGCGAAAAAGCTTGTCGATAAAATGCAAGGCAGGATCTGGGTGGACAGCGAACTGTATCTGGGCAGCTCCTTTTATGTCTCCCTGCCGATGTCCAAGAGTACGGCAGTTGCCCCTTCAGAGAGCGAGTTGCAGGGGCCGTTCACGGTTCTGCTGGTCGAAGACGAACCGGTCAATCAATTCATGACCTTGCAGTTGTTGTCCAAGCATGGGCACCAGGTTACCGCCGTGAGCAACGGACAGCAGGCTTTGGATGCCCTGGCGGAAGGGAAGTACGACTTGATTTTGATGGATATCACCATGCCGGTGATGGACGGCCTGGTGGCGACCAGGATCATTCGTTCCAGCGGCGTTGCCGGAGTTGATTCCAATATTCCCATTGTCGCCCTGACAGCCATGGTCATGCCCACGGATCGCCAGCGATGCCTGGCCGCGGGGATGAACGCCTTTGTGACCAAACCCGTGGAAACCGCAAAGCTCGAAGAAGTCATGCGGGCCGTTCTGTCCGAGAAACAGCAGAGGCAGTCTTAA
- a CDS encoding response regulator, whose amino-acid sequence MRSLVVDDELVSRSKLQKIMESFGHCDVVDNGDKAVLAVIRALNLDQPYDLILMDIMMPVMDGHEALQRIRKVEKERGVAPGDEARVLVISSLEDQKNVCRAFFRGLASGYLTKPVNRESILKAMQEISF is encoded by the coding sequence ATGAGAAGTCTTGTCGTGGACGACGAACTGGTCAGCAGAAGCAAGCTGCAAAAGATCATGGAATCTTTCGGACATTGCGATGTAGTGGACAATGGCGACAAGGCCGTGCTGGCGGTGATCAGGGCTCTGAATCTGGATCAGCCCTATGACTTGATTCTGATGGACATCATGATGCCGGTCATGGATGGGCACGAAGCCTTGCAGCGCATCCGCAAAGTGGAAAAGGAACGCGGCGTCGCTCCGGGAGATGAGGCGCGGGTACTCGTCATATCCAGTCTGGAAGACCAGAAAAATGTCTGCCGGGCCTTTTTTCGAGGTCTGGCCAGCGGTTATCTGACCAAACCTGTCAACAGGGAATCAATCCTCAAGGCAATGCAGGAAATCAGCTTTTAG
- a CDS encoding chemotaxis protein CheA: MSGDHLMQARNAYLEEAQELLSDLEESLLELEASPEDQELINRVFRSMHTIKGSGAMFGFDDIAMFTHELETVFDQVRNAELPVTSELLDLTLQSRDLILEMLLQDGGDSTISRTKSEQIVTELRKIGSGGAPAPVPDGAQSASAVQVTPHDDVTTVFRICFKPNARIFLSGTNPFSLLEELSDLGNCRIVARTDAVPGLEELDPLVCYTWWDMILATVRGEEAIRDVFIFVEDDCELIIQKIETITQEDAVVVGRKLGEILVERGDVSAQDLQGVLKQQRPLGELLTTAGLVSPQGLESALTEQDLVREVRSSRVEPKEAVTSIRVEASKLDKLGDLVGELVIVQARLSQLVSSHHDPELISLAEELERLSDELRDNTLGIRMLPIGSTFNKFLRLVRDLSRDLGKEIDLVTQGGETELDKNVIEKLNDPLVHLMRNCIDHGIELPDVRQANGKPRLGRIVLSAEHSGGEVLIRIFDDGAGIDPARVQAKAVAKGLITPDAVLSQEEILQLVFLPGFSTAEQVSSVSGRGVGMDVVKRGIDSLRGVIKLESTPDKGTTVLIKLPLTLAIIDGLQVEVERQQYVIPLSAVEECVELDRFRTNFGENGEMINLRGEAVPFIRLRNWFTLNGTLPTIEQIVIVNVLEQRIGLVVDKVIGQHQTVIKSLGRVYRELEGISGATINGDGSMALILDVQAMVRAVMRHALKSEMYAAN; encoded by the coding sequence ATGAGCGGTGATCATCTGATGCAGGCCAGGAATGCCTACCTGGAAGAGGCTCAAGAGCTGTTGAGCGATCTGGAAGAATCCTTGCTTGAGCTGGAAGCCAGCCCTGAAGACCAGGAATTGATCAATCGCGTTTTCCGTTCCATGCACACCATCAAGGGGTCAGGGGCAATGTTCGGGTTCGACGACATCGCCATGTTCACCCATGAGCTGGAAACGGTTTTCGATCAGGTGCGCAATGCGGAATTGCCCGTCACCTCGGAACTTCTCGACCTGACGCTGCAATCCAGGGACCTGATTCTCGAAATGCTTCTTCAGGACGGGGGCGACAGTACGATAAGCCGAACCAAGTCTGAACAGATCGTCACCGAGTTGCGAAAAATTGGCAGCGGCGGTGCTCCCGCCCCTGTCCCGGATGGTGCTCAATCCGCATCAGCAGTTCAGGTTACCCCACACGACGACGTGACCACCGTCTTTCGGATATGCTTCAAACCCAATGCGCGGATCTTCTTGTCCGGTACCAATCCTTTTTCGCTTCTGGAGGAGCTTTCCGACCTGGGCAACTGCAGGATCGTGGCTCGGACCGATGCCGTTCCCGGCCTGGAAGAACTGGACCCCCTGGTCTGTTACACGTGGTGGGACATGATTCTGGCCACTGTCCGCGGCGAGGAGGCCATTCGGGATGTTTTCATCTTTGTGGAGGATGACTGCGAGCTGATTATCCAGAAGATTGAGACCATTACTCAGGAGGATGCCGTCGTCGTCGGTCGGAAGCTCGGAGAGATTCTTGTGGAGCGCGGCGACGTGAGCGCTCAGGATCTGCAGGGGGTTCTCAAGCAGCAACGGCCGCTGGGTGAATTGCTGACGACCGCAGGGCTGGTCAGCCCTCAGGGGTTGGAGTCGGCCTTGACCGAGCAGGACCTCGTACGGGAGGTACGCAGCTCTCGGGTTGAGCCGAAGGAAGCGGTGACCAGCATTCGGGTGGAAGCCTCCAAGCTGGACAAGCTCGGTGATCTTGTGGGGGAGCTGGTGATTGTCCAGGCAAGGTTGAGTCAGCTCGTCAGTTCGCATCATGATCCGGAATTGATAAGCTTGGCCGAAGAACTGGAGCGACTCAGCGACGAACTTCGCGACAATACCCTGGGTATTCGAATGCTGCCCATCGGCAGCACCTTCAACAAATTCTTGCGGCTGGTCCGGGATTTATCACGCGATTTGGGAAAAGAGATCGATCTGGTCACCCAGGGCGGGGAAACCGAGCTGGACAAGAACGTGATCGAGAAGCTCAATGATCCGCTGGTGCATTTAATGCGCAATTGTATCGACCACGGAATCGAGCTTCCGGATGTGCGACAGGCCAATGGAAAACCGCGCTTAGGCCGAATCGTATTGTCCGCGGAACACTCCGGGGGCGAAGTTTTGATCCGGATATTCGACGACGGGGCGGGAATCGATCCAGCCAGGGTTCAGGCCAAGGCGGTGGCGAAAGGGTTGATCACTCCGGATGCAGTGCTTTCCCAGGAGGAGATACTGCAACTTGTCTTTCTGCCGGGTTTTTCCACCGCGGAGCAGGTGAGCAGCGTATCCGGACGGGGCGTGGGCATGGATGTGGTCAAGCGCGGGATCGACTCTTTGCGCGGTGTGATTAAACTGGAAAGCACGCCGGACAAGGGCACCACGGTGTTGATCAAACTGCCCCTGACCCTGGCGATCATCGATGGTTTGCAGGTGGAGGTGGAACGGCAGCAGTACGTCATCCCCTTGTCGGCCGTGGAGGAATGCGTCGAGCTGGACCGGTTCCGCACGAATTTCGGAGAGAACGGAGAAATGATCAACCTGCGCGGCGAGGCTGTTCCGTTTATTCGCTTGCGCAACTGGTTCACCCTGAACGGGACGTTGCCGACCATCGAGCAGATCGTGATCGTCAACGTCCTGGAGCAGCGGATCGGGCTGGTCGTGGACAAGGTCATCGGACAGCATCAGACCGTGATCAAGAGTTTGGGACGGGTTTACCGAGAGCTGGAGGGCATATCAGGAGCGACAATCAACGGCGACGGCAGCATGGCCTTGATCCTCGACGTGCAGGCCATGGTTCGGGCGGTAATGCGTCATGCCCTGAAATCGGAAATGTATGCGGCGAATTGA
- a CDS encoding ABC transporter substrate-binding protein: protein MENVSSLHDKSAMSRQLLGIVAICWIGLLLLAGCGEQGDHRVVAQTVEVEKPRLVLYNWEEYMGEETLWKFEQATGIEVEERTYEDEEEVLGALQSGSLNADLIILSSSTAREMAGARLLSPLDMDLLPNLRHLDPQALVQDKPMNQRYHVPYLMGYTGVAVDTRHYHEPPDSWRVLWDSRLKGKMAMLNNPFEVIGAASMMLGYPLNPEMEHMEAIREALLEQKPLLVDYLHDTAIMHQLGSGDLWAAQSYSSDALRAMEENPYLQFGFPEEGCTAWVDVFVLPLMSRNPEAAHAFIDFVHTPEIMAEIASELWSATPNLAAREFMDPEVLNSPVVHPPANIMDKCYYFGNLGDPETVGLRMKLWAELLAGM, encoded by the coding sequence ATGGAAAACGTGTCGTCGCTGCATGACAAGAGCGCAATGAGCCGACAACTTCTCGGGATCGTGGCGATTTGCTGGATCGGACTGCTGTTGCTTGCGGGTTGCGGAGAGCAAGGGGACCATCGGGTTGTGGCGCAAACAGTTGAGGTGGAAAAGCCCCGATTGGTGCTTTACAATTGGGAAGAGTACATGGGCGAGGAAACGCTGTGGAAATTCGAGCAGGCTACGGGGATCGAGGTTGAAGAGCGGACATATGAAGACGAAGAAGAGGTGCTGGGCGCGTTGCAGTCCGGCTCGCTGAATGCAGATCTGATCATCCTCAGCAGCAGCACTGCAAGGGAAATGGCCGGGGCGCGGCTGTTGAGCCCCTTGGACATGGACCTTCTGCCCAATCTTCGTCATCTCGACCCGCAGGCCCTGGTTCAGGATAAGCCCATGAACCAAAGATACCATGTTCCGTACCTCATGGGCTATACCGGAGTGGCGGTGGATACCCGTCATTATCATGAACCGCCTGATTCATGGCGGGTGCTCTGGGATTCCCGGCTCAAGGGGAAGATGGCCATGCTGAACAATCCTTTCGAGGTCATCGGCGCGGCGAGCATGATGCTCGGCTATCCGCTCAATCCCGAGATGGAGCACATGGAGGCGATTCGGGAGGCCCTGCTGGAACAAAAGCCTCTGCTGGTCGATTATCTGCATGATACGGCCATCATGCACCAACTGGGTTCGGGAGATCTTTGGGCCGCGCAAAGTTACAGCAGCGACGCGTTGCGGGCCATGGAGGAGAATCCTTATCTGCAATTCGGTTTCCCCGAGGAGGGCTGTACGGCCTGGGTCGACGTCTTCGTTCTCCCGCTCATGAGTCGAAATCCCGAGGCGGCTCATGCTTTTATCGATTTTGTTCATACCCCTGAAATCATGGCCGAGATCGCCAGTGAACTCTGGTCGGCCACGCCGAATCTTGCGGCGCGGGAATTCATGGATCCGGAAGTACTCAATTCGCCCGTTGTTCACCCTCCGGCGAATATTATGGATAAATGCTACTATTTCGGAAATTTGGGAGATCCGGAGACAGTAGGGCTGCGGATGAAACTCTGGGCGGAACTCCTGGCGGGGATGTGA
- a CDS encoding response regulator: protein MSKRIMTVDDSSSVRQMVGFTLKDAGYEVIEAVDGKDALGKLSGTVDMIITDLNMPNMDGIELIRQVRALPAYKFVPIVMLTTESQAEKKQVGKDAGATGWIVKPFKPEQLLAVVKKVVR, encoded by the coding sequence ATGAGCAAGCGCATCATGACTGTTGACGATTCCAGCAGCGTCCGTCAGATGGTCGGGTTCACGCTCAAGGATGCGGGATACGAGGTGATCGAGGCTGTTGACGGCAAGGATGCCCTGGGCAAGCTGTCCGGAACGGTGGACATGATCATCACGGATTTGAACATGCCGAACATGGACGGCATCGAGTTGATCCGCCAGGTTCGAGCTTTGCCCGCGTACAAGTTCGTGCCTATCGTCATGCTGACCACGGAATCCCAGGCAGAAAAGAAGCAGGTGGGCAAGGACGCCGGGGCTACGGGTTGGATCGTCAAGCCCTTCAAGCCGGAGCAACTGCTGGCCGTTGTGAAGAAGGTCGTTCGCTAG
- a CDS encoding ATP-binding protein — protein MRFWKDYFWESGKGWASPYPVSVLLVVLLVGMLFTWSSIQQADRLMREELLRKTRLVAQTMNPERIRVLSGTEADLATPEYDRLKQQMYLAKQVDVRWEWLYLIGRTDERDVFFFLDSEPDDDDLPSPPGQIYEEATPLMHQVFDARQAVVEGPDVDRWGVWVSALVPLLDPETDRLLGVVGIDVEAGDWSRETWRAGLIPSLFTLVLLAVLIVGRVLVVKNRIARRNGNRAPSRFFEAVLIMIVGVILSLAVAWTLHSVETRNRFKTFAILANAKTMHILEKLRDISDAELAGLVAYLQGNPTPTQADYLNHTRYLTRNLAVQAWQWIPGVPSEGRTDFERHISQVGDPDFSIWEYDDAGQRIPAMMRDMHFPMVFSAPVRANQDLSGFDLGSRPELESAIQEALGSGLITAGDSLALALSPDDEDSKAVVVFQPLPGLRLGDPLVDPALDHGVAAAVLLPEVLIRNILDADFGVGEAALTMIHLYQLHAETPPELLASSAADVTDDFHKNSGLMITSPLFAFGRAYALVIRPTPAFAALNPVVAGWMAFFSGLVVTAAVALVVGVLASRREQLEHLVDQRTAALLEHKELLKATLHSIGDGVICTDAQGRITDMNPVAADLTGWSLAEASGRPLSEIFRIVHAVSRQPSQNPVDLVLSRGMKAELAGDTSLIDRNENECQIADSAAPIFAPDGSIIGVVLVFRDVTEEYRIRAQQRRQLAFQQLVAQISADFVGAGEDCFDDVLESSLHRLGEFFAVDRSYLFSCSSDLALLHNTHEWCAQGVVSVKDQLRNIQLAEFAWWRKQLEQRKPLHIPDISHMPPEADLEMRLLSEQGVQSLICLPMLDEQRAVIGFMGFDAVRRTFAWPDEQITMLQVVAEIIAGALSKRRANLALEESRNQFQSLVTNIPGATYRCGVGPRRRMHYLSDHIESITGYAAANFLGSDPVHALGDLIHEKDAEHVARHIAAAIAEGVPWEVEYRIVHRNGAIRWVYEKGSRVRNPDGENAFLDGFILNITDRKQAEEKLLDSARLLAQKNRDLDAALFQAETATRAKSEFLANMSHEIRTPLNAIIGMTELGLEGEFQANHGEAFAIISREAGSLLAIVNDVLDFSKIEAGLFVLDEVEFDVRMIFSQLAEGMAFQAQRKGLRYASRISPNLPSRLLGDPVRLRQVLLNLVGNALKFTHAGEITVAADLAEESADSVNIRFSVRDTGIGIPEHMQGAVFESFTQVDGSTTRDYGGTGLGLAISKKFVELMGSDIAVESQLGRGSTFHFSLVLRKLSAAENSSDISGQIREISRVEADGIQEKDLPGRILLVEDYPTNRQLAMRYLRKAGYEVDEAVNGAQAVEAFQRQAYDLILMDVQMPVMDGYEATQRIRKLESEHSRLPDSDEHWPAAIGETTHPGFSTKSHDDLKKGPVPIIAMTAHAISGYREKCLAAGMDDYMTKPMRRADLLAMVARWMRHYDVSGEIELDVEKRVSEPLLNDEGHSFNPPINYGQALSEFENDAQFLHDVLHGFLTNVQRQIQVMAEALGREDAPAIVDQAHSIKGGAANLVAVELARAAGELEDVARKKQLSEGHALLKRLRDAHQQLWDYVQKEGI, from the coding sequence ATGCGCTTCTGGAAAGATTATTTTTGGGAGTCGGGAAAGGGCTGGGCAAGTCCTTATCCCGTCAGTGTGCTGCTGGTGGTCTTGCTGGTGGGAATGCTGTTCACCTGGTCTTCCATCCAGCAAGCCGACAGGCTGATGCGTGAAGAGTTGCTGCGCAAAACCCGGTTGGTGGCCCAGACGATGAACCCGGAACGGATACGTGTGCTCAGCGGAACGGAAGCAGACCTGGCCACGCCGGAATATGACCGACTCAAGCAGCAGATGTATCTGGCCAAGCAGGTCGATGTACGGTGGGAATGGCTCTATCTCATCGGCCGGACAGATGAGAGGGACGTTTTTTTCTTTCTGGATTCCGAGCCGGACGATGACGATTTGCCGTCACCCCCCGGTCAGATCTATGAAGAAGCAACGCCGTTGATGCACCAGGTTTTCGACGCGCGACAAGCCGTCGTGGAAGGCCCGGACGTGGATCGCTGGGGCGTCTGGGTCAGTGCGCTGGTTCCGCTGCTGGATCCTGAAACGGATAGATTGCTCGGGGTCGTGGGCATTGATGTCGAAGCCGGAGACTGGTCCCGGGAAACATGGCGGGCCGGACTGATCCCTTCGCTCTTCACGCTGGTCCTGCTTGCCGTTTTGATTGTCGGTCGGGTCCTGGTGGTCAAGAACCGGATTGCGCGCCGAAACGGGAACCGTGCGCCGTCCCGTTTCTTCGAAGCGGTCTTGATCATGATCGTTGGTGTAATCCTGTCGCTGGCCGTGGCCTGGACGCTGCATTCGGTCGAGACGCGCAACAGATTCAAGACATTTGCCATTCTGGCCAATGCCAAGACAATGCACATCTTGGAAAAACTGCGCGATATTTCGGATGCCGAACTCGCGGGACTTGTCGCCTACCTCCAGGGCAATCCTACCCCAACGCAAGCAGACTATCTGAATCACACGCGGTATCTGACCAGGAATCTTGCCGTGCAGGCCTGGCAGTGGATACCCGGTGTTCCTTCCGAAGGCCGGACGGATTTCGAGCGACACATCAGCCAGGTCGGAGATCCCGATTTTTCAATCTGGGAATATGACGACGCGGGACAGCGGATACCCGCCATGATGCGGGACATGCATTTTCCCATGGTTTTTTCGGCTCCAGTGAGGGCAAACCAGGATTTGTCGGGTTTTGATCTCGGCTCGAGACCTGAACTGGAATCAGCCATCCAAGAAGCCTTGGGCAGTGGGCTGATCACGGCCGGTGACTCCCTGGCCTTGGCTCTGAGCCCTGATGACGAAGATTCCAAAGCCGTTGTTGTTTTTCAGCCGCTGCCGGGCTTGCGGCTCGGTGATCCACTCGTCGATCCCGCACTGGATCATGGAGTGGCCGCAGCGGTCCTGCTGCCGGAGGTGTTGATCCGCAATATTCTGGATGCGGATTTCGGTGTCGGGGAGGCTGCCTTGACCATGATCCATCTGTACCAGCTCCATGCCGAAACGCCACCGGAACTGCTGGCGTCCTCCGCCGCCGACGTGACAGACGATTTCCATAAAAATTCGGGACTGATGATCACCAGCCCCCTCTTTGCCTTCGGCCGAGCCTATGCCCTGGTGATCCGACCGACTCCGGCTTTTGCCGCCCTCAACCCCGTTGTCGCCGGCTGGATGGCCTTTTTCTCCGGCCTGGTCGTCACCGCGGCCGTGGCTCTGGTGGTCGGGGTTCTGGCCAGCCGTCGGGAGCAACTGGAGCACCTGGTGGATCAACGCACCGCCGCCTTGCTCGAACACAAGGAACTGCTCAAGGCCACGTTACACTCCATTGGCGACGGAGTGATCTGTACGGATGCGCAAGGACGGATCACGGACATGAATCCCGTGGCGGCGGATCTGACCGGGTGGTCTCTGGCGGAGGCTTCGGGCCGCCCACTGTCCGAGATCTTCCGGATTGTTCACGCCGTCAGCCGGCAGCCGTCGCAAAACCCAGTGGATCTTGTGCTGTCTCGGGGGATGAAGGCCGAACTGGCCGGCGATACTTCGTTGATCGACCGCAACGAAAACGAATGTCAGATTGCGGACAGCGCCGCGCCTATTTTCGCACCGGATGGAAGCATCATCGGCGTTGTTCTGGTTTTCCGGGATGTCACCGAGGAATATCGCATCCGCGCTCAACAGCGTCGCCAGCTTGCCTTTCAGCAGCTCGTGGCGCAGATCTCGGCCGACTTTGTGGGAGCCGGCGAGGATTGCTTCGATGACGTACTGGAGAGTTCCCTGCATCGTTTAGGGGAATTTTTCGCGGTGGATCGCAGTTATCTGTTCAGTTGTTCCAGCGATCTGGCCCTGTTGCATAATACCCATGAATGGTGCGCGCAGGGAGTTGTTTCGGTCAAGGATCAACTGCGGAACATTCAATTGGCGGAGTTTGCCTGGTGGCGGAAGCAACTGGAGCAGCGCAAGCCTCTGCACATTCCGGACATATCCCATATGCCGCCGGAAGCCGATCTGGAAATGCGCCTGTTGTCGGAGCAGGGCGTTCAATCCCTGATCTGCCTGCCCATGCTGGACGAACAGCGGGCCGTGATTGGATTCATGGGGTTTGATGCTGTTCGGCGGACGTTTGCCTGGCCGGACGAGCAGATCACCATGCTCCAGGTGGTGGCGGAGATTATTGCCGGCGCCTTGAGCAAGCGTCGGGCCAACCTGGCTCTGGAAGAAAGCAGGAATCAGTTCCAGTCGCTTGTGACGAACATTCCCGGGGCCACATATCGTTGCGGTGTCGGACCCCGCAGGCGCATGCATTATCTGAGCGACCATATCGAGTCCATCACCGGCTATGCCGCGGCAAATTTTCTCGGCAGCGACCCCGTGCACGCCTTGGGAGACTTGATCCATGAAAAGGATGCGGAGCATGTTGCCCGGCACATTGCCGCGGCCATTGCCGAGGGCGTGCCCTGGGAAGTGGAATACCGGATCGTGCACCGCAACGGGGCGATTCGGTGGGTTTATGAGAAGGGGAGCAGGGTCCGTAATCCAGATGGCGAGAATGCTTTTCTGGACGGGTTTATCCTGAACATCACGGACCGCAAGCAGGCCGAGGAGAAATTGCTGGACTCCGCCCGGCTCCTGGCGCAGAAGAATCGCGACCTGGACGCTGCTCTGTTCCAGGCCGAAACGGCGACTCGGGCCAAGAGCGAATTTCTGGCCAATATGAGCCATGAAATCCGCACCCCGTTGAATGCGATCATCGGCATGACCGAGCTGGGATTGGAAGGCGAATTTCAGGCCAATCACGGGGAGGCTTTTGCAATTATCTCCCGGGAGGCGGGTTCATTGCTGGCCATCGTCAATGACGTCCTGGACTTTTCCAAGATCGAGGCCGGTCTGTTCGTGTTGGACGAGGTGGAATTCGACGTGCGGATGATTTTCAGCCAATTGGCGGAAGGAATGGCCTTTCAGGCGCAGCGGAAGGGGTTGCGGTATGCCTCGCGCATTTCTCCGAACCTGCCGTCCCGTCTGCTTGGCGATCCGGTGAGACTACGCCAGGTGCTGCTGAATCTTGTCGGCAATGCCCTCAAGTTTACCCATGCCGGCGAGATCACCGTTGCGGCGGATCTTGCTGAGGAGTCGGCGGATTCGGTGAACATCCGTTTTTCCGTGCGCGATACGGGCATCGGAATCCCGGAGCATATGCAGGGTGCGGTTTTCGAGAGCTTCACCCAGGTTGACGGATCGACCACCCGGGACTACGGCGGAACGGGGCTGGGACTGGCCATCAGCAAAAAATTCGTGGAACTGATGGGAAGCGACATTGCTGTGGAGAGCCAATTGGGCCGGGGCAGCACCTTCCATTTCAGTCTGGTGTTGCGCAAGCTGTCGGCGGCTGAAAACTCCAGTGACATTTCGGGCCAGATTCGCGAAATCAGCCGAGTTGAAGCGGATGGCATTCAGGAGAAGGACCTGCCTGGGCGCATCCTGCTGGTGGAGGATTACCCGACCAACCGGCAGCTGGCCATGCGCTATTTGCGAAAAGCAGGATACGAGGTCGACGAGGCGGTGAACGGGGCCCAGGCCGTGGAGGCGTTTCAACGTCAGGCCTATGACCTGATCCTGATGGACGTGCAAATGCCGGTGATGGACGGATACGAGGCAACACAAAGGATCAGGAAGCTGGAATCGGAGCACTCACGACTCCCGGACAGCGACGAGCACTGGCCGGCGGCGATCGGGGAAACAACTCACCCCGGCTTTTCGACTAAGAGCCATGACGACTTGAAAAAGGGGCCTGTGCCCATCATTGCGATGACGGCTCATGCCATCAGTGGATATCGGGAAAAATGCCTCGCCGCGGGAATGGACGATTACATGACCAAGCCCATGCGCCGAGCCGACCTGCTGGCCATGGTGGCCAGATGGATGCGGCACTACGATGTGAGCGGTGAGATTGAGCTTGATGTGGAAAAACGAGTTTCCGAACCTTTGCTGAATGATGAAGGTCACTCGTTCAATCCGCCCATAAACTATGGTCAAGCCCTCTCGGAATTCGAGAACGACGCGCAATTCCTCCACGACGTCCTGCATGGGTTTTTGACGAATGTGCAGCGCCAAATCCAGGTCATGGCCGAGGCCTTGGGCCGTGAGGACGCTCCCGCCATTGTCGATCAGGCCCATTCCATCAAGGGCGGCGCGGCGAATCTGGTTGCCGTCGAACTGGCTCGGGCAGCAGGAGAATTGGAGGATGTCGCGCGGAAGAAACAGCTCAGCGAAGGACATGCTCTCCTGAAGCGCTTGCGCGACGCACATCAGCAGCTTTGGGATTATGTTCAGAAGGAAGGCATATGA
- a CDS encoding STAS domain-containing protein, producing the protein MAQWEILNNDATTRVFKLSGRWGVESAEELHQAFLQAVDGSVLLQVDMEAVEDVDLSFFQIICGAFKTMEEGRMQFVKIPEHIISKADRMGFLPRHSSGIFGKGVQE; encoded by the coding sequence ATGGCCCAGTGGGAAATTTTGAATAATGACGCCACCACCCGAGTGTTCAAGCTTTCCGGGAGATGGGGAGTCGAGAGCGCGGAGGAACTCCACCAGGCGTTCCTGCAGGCAGTGGACGGCTCCGTTTTGTTGCAGGTGGACATGGAGGCGGTGGAGGATGTTGATCTGTCCTTTTTTCAGATCATTTGCGGCGCATTCAAGACAATGGAGGAAGGGAGGATGCAGTTTGTGAAAATCCCGGAGCACATTATCAGCAAGGCGGACAGGATGGGTTTTCTCCCAAGACATTCTTCGGGAATTTTCGGTAAAGGAGTTCAGGAATGA